From the genome of Sulfurihydrogenibium sp.:
AATCTTTACTCATCCTGATATGGTAGGATTATCCCATAGAAAAATCACAATCTCTTCAAGTGGGATACTTCATCAGATAAAAAGAATGTACGAAGATAAAGAATTCCCGGAAGTTAAACTTGCAGTATCATTAAACGCATCAAATCAAGAACAAAGAGCATTTTTAATGCCAATATCACAAACAAACACGCTTCAAGACCTTATGGATTTATTAAGAAGCATCCCACTTAAACCCGGTTGGAGAATAACCCTTGAATATGTTTTAATAAAAGGTGTAAACGACTCAGAGCAAGATGCTAAAAGACTTGTAAATCTTTTAAAGAAAGACAAACACAGGTTTAAAGTAAATCTAATACCGTTTAATCCATACCCTTCAGCAGAATTTGAAAGACCGGAGGAAGAAAGGATTTTAAAGTTTGAAAAAATTCTTTGGGACAATAATATTGCTACATTCATTAGATGGAGTAAAGGAAGAGATATAGACGCTGCATGCGGACAACTAAGGAAAAAAGCGGTAGATTTGATAAATGCTTGATTATATAAAAGGAAAAATAACAAAGAAAGACAAAAATCATATAGTCATAGAAAAACTTGGATTTGGTTTTTTAGTAGAGGTTCCGGACAGTGAAAAATTCAAAGAAAATATTGTCTATACTTATTTACTTGTAAGACAGGAAGATGTAAGACTCTTAGGATTTGTTTCAGAAGAGGAAAGAGATTTATTTTTAAAGCTTATTCAAATTCATGGCGTTGGAGTAAAGCATGCACTGAATATTATTTCTAATTTTTCTGTGGAAGAGTTTATTGAAATTGTGGAAAATGGAGATGTTGATAGGCTTACAGAAATTCAAGGAATAGGTAATAAAACAGCACAAAGAATAATAGTAGAGTTAAAAGGAAAGATAGATTTTAGTGAATCAGATGAGTTAAGTCAATTAGTTTCTGCATTGGTAAATTTGGGTTATGATAAGAAAGAGTCTGTAAACGTTGCAAAAAAAGTTATGAAAGAAACAAAAGACATTAAAGAAGCTTTAAAAAAAGCAATTTCTTTATTAAGTAGTTTTTGAAGTGATTTTTAAGAATTGATGAGAAATTAAATAAAATTAAGAGATTTTTCGTATGATTGTAGAATGACAACACTGGATGGCTTAAGAGTGCTTAAAAATTTTTGCAAACTTACCTTCCCTTCTGATTTTTGACTTGAAAAGAAAAATAGAGATTCTTCGCCGGCTTCAGAACGACGATGTTGGTTTTTTAAAACACCCTCAATGACGAGTTGATTTTTAGACTTAGTTAAAAAGTTTAAAGCAATATCTCACTATTATTTATACATTTTCTTAACTCTGATAAAATTATTTACCAAAAACAAAAACCGGAGATAAGCATTGGAGAAAAATAACTTTTTTGTCAAATCACATGGACTTGGTAATGATTACATCGTCTTAGATTCGGATAAAATAGATTTTAAGCTAACACAAGATTTTATAAAAAAAATCTGCGATGTTCACTACGGGATAGGAAGCGATGGAGTTTTAGTTAAATACAATTCTGATGTAGCAGATTTTAAGCTAAGGATTTTCAATCCGGATGGTAGCGAAGCAGAGAAAAGCGGAAACGGACTTAGAATTTTCTGTAAATTTCTTTATGATTATGGCTATACAGACAAAGAAGAGTTTTCAGTTGAAACAAAAGGTGGTATTGTAAAAGCAAAAATAGAAGAAAAAAATAAATTTGGCAAGGCAAAAATCGTAACCGTTGATATGGGAAAGGCTATTTTTAACGCAAAAAAAATTCCAGTTAACACAGACAAAGAAGAGTTTATATCAGAAAAAATCACAGTTGGAGATAAAGAGTTTGAAGTCAGCTGTGTATCTGTTGGAAATCCTCACTGTGTAATCATAAAAGAAAACCTTGATGAAGAAGAGATTAAAAAGTATGGACCAATGATAGAAAATCATCCACTTTTTCCAAACAGGATAAACGTTCAGTTTGTTAAGCCTATAAGTAGAAATGAAGCACAGATTTTAATATGGGAAAGAGGAGCAGGATTTACCTATGCCTCAGGAAGTTCTTCGTGCGGGGTTGCATCTGTGCTTGTTAAAAAAGGTCTTGCAGATAGAGAAATTGCGATTAAAATGATTGGTGGCGAGCTTAAAATTAGCATAGATGAAGATTGGAATATTAAAATGACCGGAGAAGTTCAAGAAATTTGCAGCGGCTACATCAGTAGAGAGCTTTTAGAATGAAAAGAATTTTTATAGGCAGTTTTATTGATAGCAAAGGATTAAAAAAGCATTATACAGAGATTAAAAAAGATTTTTCCGGTGTTTTGACAGGTAGTTGGGTTAAACCTGAAAACTTTCACATAACTTATAAATTCTTAGGAAATGTAGAAGAGGATAAGATAGAAGATATAAAAAATAATTTGTCTGAATGTATCAATAAAGAGATAGAAACGCAGATAATCGTTAAAGGGCTTGGAGTTTTTCCAAATTTAGACCAGCCAAAGGTTTTATACTTTAAAGTAGAAGAAAACCCAGTCCTTACAGAGATAAATAAGTATGTAGAAAATCAGATGGTAAGTCTTGGATTTAAAAGAGAGATTAAAAGATTCTTGCCTCATATTACGGTCGTAAGAATTAAAGAAGTAAA
Proteins encoded in this window:
- the thpR gene encoding RNA 2',3'-cyclic phosphodiesterase, with product MKRIFIGSFIDSKGLKKHYTEIKKDFSGVLTGSWVKPENFHITYKFLGNVEEDKIEDIKNNLSECINKEIETQIIVKGLGVFPNLDQPKVLYFKVEENPVLTEINKYVENQMVSLGFKREIKRFLPHITVVRIKEVKQQSFLEKIKKYEDKVFFKQKTITVNIIESMLNPKGAVYKKV
- the ruvA gene encoding Holliday junction branch migration protein RuvA; amino-acid sequence: MLDYIKGKITKKDKNHIVIEKLGFGFLVEVPDSEKFKENIVYTYLLVRQEDVRLLGFVSEEERDLFLKLIQIHGVGVKHALNIISNFSVEEFIEIVENGDVDRLTEIQGIGNKTAQRIIVELKGKIDFSESDELSQLVSALVNLGYDKKESVNVAKKVMKETKDIKEALKKAISLLSSF
- the dapF gene encoding diaminopimelate epimerase, which produces MEKNNFFVKSHGLGNDYIVLDSDKIDFKLTQDFIKKICDVHYGIGSDGVLVKYNSDVADFKLRIFNPDGSEAEKSGNGLRIFCKFLYDYGYTDKEEFSVETKGGIVKAKIEEKNKFGKAKIVTVDMGKAIFNAKKIPVNTDKEEFISEKITVGDKEFEVSCVSVGNPHCVIIKENLDEEEIKKYGPMIENHPLFPNRINVQFVKPISRNEAQILIWERGAGFTYASGSSSCGVASVLVKKGLADREIAIKMIGGELKISIDEDWNIKMTGEVQEICSGYISRELLE
- the rlmN gene encoding 23S rRNA (adenine(2503)-C(2))-methyltransferase RlmN — its product is MKVNLKNFNLKELENFVIEKGWQKFRAKQIAKWLYKKKVSSYDEMTDLSKDIRNYLKENTEFNALELVMYQQSKIDGSIKFLWKLKDGNTIETVLIKEKNHKTLCVSTQVGCAVGCKFCFTTKDGLIRNLETAEIVEQYINVQRFLGDEGENRISNIVYMGMGEPLANYENVKKSVQIFTHPDMVGLSHRKITISSSGILHQIKRMYEDKEFPEVKLAVSLNASNQEQRAFLMPISQTNTLQDLMDLLRSIPLKPGWRITLEYVLIKGVNDSEQDAKRLVNLLKKDKHRFKVNLIPFNPYPSAEFERPEEERILKFEKILWDNNIATFIRWSKGRDIDAACGQLRKKAVDLINA